The DNA sequence TTCACCTGGGCGTCGCGATGGCGGCCGTCGTCGCCGTGGTGTCGGTGTGGCAATGCCGCCGCGTGCCGCCGATCGCGCTGCGACGCAAGGTCGAACCGCATGTCGCGGCCGATTGAAACGATTCACCGAATGAACGAGTAGGCATCAGCGCATGGAAGAACCGGACCGCATCGCGATCTTGCAGCAATTCGGACGCACGTATCGCGCGTTCATGAGCGCGTTCGAAACGCACGTCGGGCAGCCGATGCCGCGCTGGCGCATCATGGTGGCGCTGCACACGCTGGACGGCCAGGCGTCGCAGAAGAAGCTCGTCGAGGTGCTGCGCATCGATCCGGGCGCGCTCACGCGCCAGCTGAAATCGCTCGATGCGCTCGGCTGGATCGAGCGCGCGTCCGATGCCCGCGACAACCGGGTGACCAACGTCACGCTGACCGCCGCCGGGCGGGCGGCGTTCGACGCGTGCCTGCCGCGCCGCAAGGCGTTCCTCGACCGCACCGTCGCGCAGTTGCCGGACGACGTGCTGACCGCGCTGTCGGGCGCGCTGGCGATGCTGGAGTCGCGGATCGCGGAGGTC is a window from the Burkholderia vietnamiensis LMG 10929 genome containing:
- a CDS encoding MarR family winged helix-turn-helix transcriptional regulator; its protein translation is MEEPDRIAILQQFGRTYRAFMSAFETHVGQPMPRWRIMVALHTLDGQASQKKLVEVLRIDPGALTRQLKSLDALGWIERASDARDNRVTNVTLTAAGRAAFDACLPRRKAFLDRTVAQLPDDVLTALSGALAMLESRIAEVGSTPSPH